In Pseudomonas sp. P5_109, the genomic window TTCGCTGAGGGTGGTCACGTAACGATCAGGACTTGGAGGAAAACAAGCCGCGATCTTATCAGCGACTGGCCTGGAATGCCTTCAGGCCCTTCAATGCCTGGGCGCGGACGGCGTTCTTCACCAGTGGCGTCCAGCCCAGCAGCAGGCCTTTGAAACCTAACGCCTGACGCGCCCATGTCCATAGATCGAAACTGTCGTGGTGCTCGCAAATCTTGCCGTCACGGAAGACAAAACGCGCCTGAATATCGTTGATCACCGTGTTGCCGGTCTGGCTGAACAGATAGGTCGCGATCCAATGGGCGCCACCGGTGCGCTCGGAGGCGTGAACATGGTCGAACGTCAGGGAAAAGTCCTTGGCCCGAGTGGTCAGCATGCGCCACATGTCACCGGCATCACGACCGCGAAGCTCGCCGAATGCCGGGTCACTGAACACCACATCTTCGGTGTAGCAGGCCGCCATGGCTTCGGCATCCAGGCGCTGGAAAGCCTGGTAGAAACGGGTGATCAAGGCGCTATGGGCTTCACTCATTTGCGGGTTCCCCTGGATTTGCATAATGGCTTCAAAAGATTGCCTGCACGATAGTCTGCAAATGCATCGAACACTATCTGCATTCATGACGAAAATAACGCGGTGATTACTCACGTCATTTCAATACGTCATTCCGCTGTCCCGGGCGTAGGTAAAAAGATCAACGTCCGTGGAAATACCCAACCGGTGCATGGCCATGTTCTTTTGTTTACTGATGGTCGACACGCTGCGTTTGAAATAAATGGCGATTTCGCTGACGGTCATGCCGCTGGCGAGCATTCGGACCACTTCGTGCTCCCTGGCAGACAGTGGCGATTCGTGCAACTGATGGCTGGCGTTGGCCAATAGCGTGCGCAGGGACTCACTAAGGTAATGGTGCCCTTCCTGCACCGCTTTGATCGCCAGGGACAACTCAGT contains:
- a CDS encoding nuclear transport factor 2 family protein; the protein is MSEAHSALITRFYQAFQRLDAEAMAACYTEDVVFSDPAFGELRGRDAGDMWRMLTTRAKDFSLTFDHVHASERTGGAHWIATYLFSQTGNTVINDIQARFVFRDGKICEHHDSFDLWTWARQALGFKGLLLGWTPLVKNAVRAQALKGLKAFQASR